The following coding sequences are from one Panicum hallii strain FIL2 chromosome 5, PHallii_v3.1, whole genome shotgun sequence window:
- the LOC112892294 gene encoding CTP synthase-like codes for MKYVLVTGGVVSGLGKGVTASSIGVVLKACGLRITSIKIDPYLNTDAGTMSPFEHGEVFVLDDGGEVDLDLGNYERFLDIKLTRDNNITTGKIYQSVIDKERRGEYLGKTVQVVPHITNAIQEWIERVAMIPVDGKEGPADVCVIELGGTIGDIESMPFIEALGQFSYRVGPGNFCLVHVSLVPVLNVVGEQKTKPTQHSVRGLRGLGLTPNILACRSTKELEDNVKEKLSQFCHVPAVNIVTLYDVSNIWRIPLLLRDQKAHEAILKVLNLDRVESIAREPKLDEWVARASIFDALQDTVRIAMVGKYTGLSDSYLSVLKALLHASVDCRRKLVVDWVASTDLEDSTAIEAPDAYKAAWDLLKGADGILVPGGFGDRGVQGKILAAKYAREKNVPYLGICLGMQIAVVEFARHVMNLTDANSTEFNPDTKTPCVIFMPEGSKTHMGATMRLGSRRTFFKVADCKSAKLYGNVTYVDERHRHRYEVNPDMVPEFENAGLQFVGKDDTGRRMEIIEIPNHRYFVGAQFHPEFKSRPSKPSPLFVGLVAASSGQLDRVLQDCCNGHVVPAKPILSNGSYNPTVHQNGHPKKLANGLSNGTYYANGNGVHA; via the exons ATGAAGTACGTCCTGGTCACCGGCGGGGTGGTTAGCGGGCTCGGCAAGGGCGTCACGGCCAGCAGCATCGGCGTCGTCCTCAAGGCGTGCGGTCTCCGCATTACGTCCATCAAGATCG ATCCTTACCTTAACACCGATGCTGGGACTATGTCCCCATTTGAACATGGTGAAGTGTTCGTGTTGGATGATGGTGGCGAG GTTGACTTGGATCTTGGGAATTACGAGAGATTTCTGGACATTAAGCTGACTCGGGACAATAATATAACCACTGGAAAGATCTATCAG TCTGTAATTGACAAGGAGAGGAGGGGGGAATACTTGGGAAAGACTGTCCAG gttgTGCCACACATCACAAATGCCATACAAGAATGGATCGAGCGTGTTGCCATGATACCAGTGGATGGCAAGGAGGGACCAGCTGATGTCTGCGTGATAGAACTGGGGGGCACTATAG GGGATATCGAATCTATGCCGTTTATCGAAGCTTTGGGTCAATTCTCCTATCGTGTTG GTCCTGGGAACTTCTGTTTGGTGCATGTTAGTCTTGTTCCAGTTCTTAACGTCGTTGGTGAACAG AAAACAAAGCCGACTCAGCATAGTGTACGTGGTTTAAGGGGACTCGGGCTCACTCCAAATATTTTAGCTTGCCGCAGTACAAAG GAATTGGAGGATAATGTGAAGGAGAAACTCTCCCAGTTCTGCCATGTGCCG GCAGTAAATATTGTCACATTGTATGATGTTTCCAATATCTGGCGCATTCCTTTGTTGCTACGG GACCAAAAGGCACATGAGGCTATTCTTAAAGTTCTGAACCTGGACAGGGTGGAAAG CATTGCTCGGGAGCCAAAGTTAGATGAGTGGGTTGCAAGAGCTTCGATATTTGATGCCCTTCAAGACACT GTGAGGATTGCTATGGTGGGGAAGTACACTGGCTTATCAGATTCATACCTCTCCGTGTTGAAA gCCCTCTTGCATGCATCTGTTGATTGCCGTAGAAAGCTTGTTGTTGATTGGGTTGCTTCAACGGATCTTGAGGACTCCACAGCCATTGAG GCACCTGATGCATATAAAGCAGCGTGGGACTTATTGAAG GGGGCAGATGGGATTTTAGTACCAGGCGGCTTTGGTGACAGAGGTGTTCAAGGGAAAATTTTGGCTGCTAAGTATGCCCGTGAAAAGAATGTCCCCTATCTTGGTATTTGTCTTGGAATGCAGATTGCTGTGGTGGAGTTTGCTCGTCATGTCATGAATCTCACTGATGCAAATAGCACTGAATTCAATCCTGATACCAAGACCCCGTGTGTAATTTTTATGCCCGAG GGTTCCAAAACACATATGGGTGCGACGATGCGCCTAGGATCAAGGAGGACATTTTTCAAGGTTGCTGATTGCAAGTCTGCTAAATT GTATGGGAATGTCACATATGTTGACGAGAGGCATCGGCACAGATATGAG GTGAACCCTGACATGGTTCCAGAGTTTGAAAATGCTGGCCTTCAATTTGTTGGCAAAGATGATACTGGAAGGAGGATGGAG ATTATTGAAATACCCAATCACCGATACTTTGTTGGAGCACAATTCCATCCGGAGTTCAAGTCAAGACCTTCAAAGCCATCTCCTCTATTTGTGG GACTAGTTGCGGCCTCATCTGGGCAGTTGGATAGAGTCCTGCAAGACTGCTGCAACGGTCATGTGGTTCCAGCTAAACCCATTCTAAGCAATGGCTCTTACAATCCTACAGTACACCAAAATGGGCATCCAAAGAAGCTCGCCAATGGTCTTTCAAATGGAACATACTATGCCAATGGCAATGGTGTGCATGCTTAG
- the LOC112892296 gene encoding uncharacterized protein LOC112892296, with the protein MLPRLAPPLAGALPRVLRGICTAAPPPSKTPPEPLSRSELDAISALLPRLLSAGHVPAAGRLLSAALLLPGSLERLPLPALAAHLASLPTLSEAFALLTALRHHPARPSPLPLASLLLDSLLSQRRARDAASVLRWLCRPDSPRRPDANTYAAAVAGLCRLEDPRGALAALREMAADGLQASPELREAVRDSMLQDARIEEAWALEEVMRLREIGKVAELVDKLLSQWEP; encoded by the coding sequence ATGCTTCcccgcctcgcgccgccgctcgccggcgccctCCCGCGCGTCCTTCGCGGCATCtgcaccgccgcgccgccgccatccaagACCCCGCCCGAACCGCTATCCCGGTCCGAGCTCGACGCCATCTCCGCGCTCCTCCCGCGGCTCCTCTCGGCGGGCCATGTCCCCGCCGCGGGGCGCCTCCTCTCCGCCGCACTCCTCCTCCCGggctccctggagcgcctcccTCTCCCGGCCCTCGCCGCGCACCTCGCCTCGCTCCCGACCCTCTCCGAGGCCTTCGCGCTCCTCACCGCGCTCCGCCACCACCCGGCCCGCCCCTCGCCGCTCCCGCTGGCGTCGCTGCTGCTCGACAGCCTCCTCTCCCAGCGCCGCGCTCGCGACGCGGCCTCCGTGCTGCGGTGGCTCTGCCGCCCGGACTCCCCGCGCCGGCCCGACGCCAACAcctacgccgccgccgtcgcggggCTCTGCCGCCTCGAGGACCCCAGGGGCGCGCTCGCCGCGCTCAGGGAGATGGCCGCGGACGGGTTGCAGGCCTCGCCTGAGCTGCGGGAGGCGGTGCGGGACTCGATGCTGCAGGACGCCAGGATCGAGGAGGCGTGGGCGCTGGAGGAGGTGATGCGGCTGCGGGAGATCGGCAAGGTTGCGGAGCTGGTGGACAAACTTCTTTCGCAGTGGGAACCCTGA
- the LOC112894380 gene encoding pentatricopeptide repeat-containing protein At4g36680, mitochondrial-like: protein MAAATFSAAGRRLLSTAAKAAEKTELPVPIAELRRLARAGRLADIDATLAPLLPSHTVAALSALTSVGLPDRASALLGTIPSPTAAHLNAVLAPLLRRRRLAGLVPSILAAHASIPRDASTDSILAKSLCLTSGADSALHLLREPSSGAPPSLQLFTALIDSFYKQRLPHRAEELWRAMVQDHGIAPDAAAYNARISYKSANGTVDEVKELIRVMREEAGLQPDVVTYNALMRAMARHKRVDEAVEVYRGLEAGEVADVAPDCATYTCVVGALCGAGRWSEAEDVFYEGVKRRKLADLGTVRVLVRGLKGAGKGRAARRVVVGLRKKFPEQFDGPWRELEEAAGLPASGKEDDGADEQPPAATAAA from the coding sequence ATGGCCGCCGCAACCTTCtcagccgccggccgccggctcctctccaccgccgccaAGGCCGCTGAGAAAACCGAGCTCCCTGTACCTATCGCCGAGCTTCGCCGGCTCGCCCGCGCAGGCCGCCTCGCCGACATCGACGCGACCTTGGCGCCGCTGCTCCCCTCCCACACCGTCGCCGCGCTCTCCGCCCTCACCTCTGTCGGCCTCCCCGACCGCGCCTCCGCGCTGCTCGGCACCATCCCGTCGCCCACCGCCGCGCACCTCAACGCTGTCCTCgccccgctcctccgccgccgccggctggcGGGGCTCGTGCCATCCATCCTCGCCGCGCACGCCTCCATCCCGCGGGACGCCTCCACGGACAGCATCCTCGCCAAATCTCTCTGCCTCACCTCCGGCGCCGACTCCGCGCTCCACCTCCTCCGGGAGCCGTCGTCGGGGGCGCCGCCGTCGCTGCAGCTCTTCACCGCCCTCATCGACTCCTTCTACAAGCAGCGCCTCCCGCATCGCGCTGAGGAGCTGTGGCGCGCCATGGTGCAGGACCACGGCATCGcccccgacgccgccgcctACAACGCCCGGATCTCCTACAAGTCCGCCAACGGCACGGTGGACGAGGTCAAGGAGCTGATCCGCGTCATGCGCGAGGAGGCCGGGCTCCAGCCGGACGTCGTCACCTACAACGCGCTGATGCGGGCGATGGCCCGGCACAAGAGGGTGGACGAGGCGGTGGAGGTGTACCGCGGCCTGGAGGCCGGGGAGGTGGCGGACGTGGCGCCCGACTGCGCGACGTACACGTGCGTGGTGGGCGCGCTGTGCGGCGCGGGGCGGTGGTCGGAGGCGGAGGACGTGTTCTACGAGGGGGTGAAGCGCCGCAAGCTGGCCGACCTCGGCACGGTGCGCGTGCTGGTGCGCGGGCTCAAGGGCGCGGGCAAGGGGCGCGCGGCGAGGCGGGTGGTGGTCGGCCTGCGCAAGAAGTTCCCCGAGCAGTTCGACGGGCCGTGGAGGGAGCTCGAGGAGGCGGCCGGGCTGCCGGCCTCTGGCAAGGAGGACGACGGCGCCGACGAGCagccaccggcggcgacggccgccGCGTGA